One stretch of Caloenas nicobarica isolate bCalNic1 chromosome 4, bCalNic1.hap1, whole genome shotgun sequence DNA includes these proteins:
- the LOC135988401 gene encoding transmembrane protease serine 11F-like → MDMSSPHLHTGQEIKPQVYAEMLHSVLWRWGQCISQTEELLADLSGILIQMDRATQRLEPWKIALIVVAVIAGLALIIGLLTYYLCHDQDRYYNASFLITNVKYKPQYERQTTEEFRDLSEEIETMMSAVFKGSFLSKRYIRSHVVSLSPDPGGVLASVVLVFKFVSADSQATSLGHINRALRRRLQTSSKSLDVDQSTIIITELNKEKGDNLLNNCCGIRKQLFSFSGVERIIDGQRAQEGEWPWQASIQLDGSHRCGASVISNTWLVTAAHCFRGVQDPRRWTASFGILLRPPKQKKYVQRIIIHERYGNFVLDHEYDVAVVELASPIEFTSDVHSVCLPEASHVFPDNASCFVTGWGALENDGPSVNQLRQAEVKIISNAVCNRREVYNGAITPGMLCAGYLEGKVDACQGDSGGPLVNVNSRGIWYLVGIVSWGDECGKQNKPGVYTRVTYYRDWIASKTGI, encoded by the exons ATATTGATCCAGATGGACAGAGCAACGCAACGTCTAGAGCCATGGAAGATAGCACTCATTGTTGTGGCGGTGATAGCAGGCTTAGCCCTCATCATTGGCTTACTAACATATTATTTGTGCCATG atCAGGACCGGTATTACAATGCATCGTTCCTAATCACCAATGTCAAGTACAAACCTCAGTATGAAAGACAAACCACAGAAGAGTTCAGAGACCTGAGTGAAGAGATTGAAACCATG ATGTCTGCAGTGTTTAAGGGGTCCTTTCTAAGTAAAAGGTACATCAGGTCCCACGTTGTCAGTCTAAG CCCAGATCCTGGTGGAGTGCTGGCATCTGTTGTTCTGGTATTTAAATTTGTCTCGGCTGACAGTCAGGCAACAAGCTTGGGTCACATCAACCGTGCTTTACGCAGAAGGCTGCAAACAAGCTCCAAGTCCTTAGATGTTGACCAGTCTACCATTATTATCACAG agttGAATAAGGAAAAGGGAGACAACCTTCTAAACAACT GCTGTGGAATACGCAAacagctgttttccttctcGGGAGTGGAGAGAATAATTGACGGGCAGCGTGCTCAGGAGGGGGAATGGCCATGGCAGGCTAGTATTCAGCTCGATGGGTCCCATCGCTGTGGTGCGTCAGTGATCAGTAATACGTGGCTAGTGACTGCAGCCCACTGCTTTAGAGG AGTACAAGATCCTCGAAGATGGACTGCCAGCTTTGGAATTCTGCTGAGAcctccaaaacagaaaaaatatgtcCAAAGAATTATCATTCATGAAAGATACGGCAACTTTGTCCTTGATCATGAATATGATGTGGCTGTTGTGGAACTTGCCTCTCCTATTGAGTTCACGAGTGACGTGCACAGTGTCTGTCTTCCTGAAGCATCTCACGTATTCCCAGACAACGCCTCCTGTTTTGTCACAGGTTGGGGAGCTTTGGAGAATGATG GCCCAAGTGTTAATCAGCTTCGACAAGCAGAAGTGAAAATTATAAGCAATGCGGTTTGTAATAGAAGAGAAGTGTACAACGGAGCAATAACACCTGGAATGTTGTGTGCTGGATACTTGGAGGGGAAGGTGGATGCCTGCCAG GGTGACTCTGGTGGGCCACTGGTGAACGTGAACTCCAGAGGAATCTGGTATCTCGTGGGAATAGTGAGCTGGGGAGACGAATGTGGCAAGCAAAATAAACCAGGAGTGTATACGCGAGTGACTTACTATCGAGACTGGATCGCCTCCAAAACGGGCATCTGA